Genomic segment of Euzebya rosea:
GCCCAGGGTGTAGATGCCGAAGGACGCTTCCTCCTCTGCCAGAGCCGTGTTGGTCACGGCCTCCGCCATGTCGGTCCAGGTCGCTCCCTCATCGAATGAGTAGGACCCGATGAAGGAGTCCCCGTCCTTGGTCAGGCGCAGCGTGACCGCGGTCGCGGTCGTGTTGACCTGCGGCTGCGGGTTCTGGATCGCGCCGCCGAGCTCGCTGCGGAGCTCCAGCCGCTCGACGCCCTGTTCCTGGCCGCCGGCGACCAGGTCGAACTTCACGTAGTGGTCGTCGTCGACGTAGGCAAGCAGGCCGGCTTGCTGGTAGCGGCCGAGCAGCTCGGCGCTGGAGATGTGGGTCTCGATGGTCCAGTCCTCCTCCGGCATGGGCTGGAGGATGAAGTTCGGCGGGTTGCCGCTGCCCCCGGTGTAGATGTCACCGGGCTGGGTGGTGAGGGTCAGGGCGCCATCGGCGACCGACCAGTGCTCGGGCTCGGGCCGCACGATCTCGCTCCAGCGACAGCGGTCCAGGTCATCACCCTCGAACTCGTCGGACACGCTGATCGGTCCGTCGCTGGGAGAGGTGACGTGGAAGAAGTCGAAGGTCGCGTCGATGTTGGCGGCGGTGTTGTTGCCCGTCAGGGCGAGGATGCCCATCCGGGGGTTGGCCGGGAGGGCTGCAGGACGACCCACGTCGGTCCAGTTGGCACCGCCATCGGCCGAGTACGCGGCCGTCAGCTGTGCGCCATCGGAGGTGATGCGCAGCTGGAAGGTCGAGGGGAAGTCCCCGGGCAGGGCTCCGGTGTTGTCCTGGCCGGCGTTGCGCGCCGACGCGGCGACCTCGTTGATGAACTCGATGGCGCGGTTGCCGTTGTAGACGAGGTCGAGCTTGGTGTAGTTGTCGTCGTCGCCGTAGACGATGAGGCCTGCCTGCTGGTAGGTCTCGGTCGGGTTGACCGTCACCTGTGTGGTGATGGTGAACGGGCCGGACGGGGCGGGTTGCAGCAGGACGTTGCCGGCGGTGTTGGTGCCCTGGTACAGGTCGCCGTCGCTCAGGGTGAGGACCAGCTGACCGTCAACCACGCTGTACTGGGTGTCGTCGTGGCGGACGATCTCGCTCCACCGCGTCAGGTCCAGGGACGTGCCGTCGAAGTCGTCGGAGGCGTCCGTCAGGCAGGCCGGCGGCTCGGGTGTCGGGGCCACCGTGATGGTGACGTCGGTGAAGCCCGTCGCCCCACGCTCGTCGGTGACCGACAGCCTGGCCACGTACTCGCCCGGCTCGGTGTAGGTGTGGGTTGCGTCCTCGGTGTCGGCAGTGGCGCCGTCACCGAAGCTCCAGGCGTACCCGGTCAGGGCATCGTCGTCGGGGTCGCTGGCCGTTCCGTCGAAGGCAACGGTCAGCGGCGCGTTGCCAGACGTCACGTCGGCAGTCGCGGTCACCACCGGGGCGGCGTTGTCGGCCACACCCTGTCCATCGAAGAACAGCTCGTCGATCGCGACGTTGGCGCCGGTGGCCACCAGGTAGTAGGTGTCGGTGCCTCCGGGGTCGGTCACGGCCACGCCGTCGGTGAGCTGGTAACTGGTGAGGGCGCCGGTGGCGGGGAGCGGCACGGTGGCAGCGACGGGGCCGTCGACCGCACCCTTGCGGAGCTCGAGGGTGGCGCCGTCCGCGGTGCCGCTGTAGCGGACGCGAAGGCTGTCGATGCCGGTCAGGTTCACGGGATCGAACGAGAACCAGGCGCCGGGGACCATCTCGACCCGGTTGCCGCCCTGCGCGCCTTCGAGGTCGCGCACGGTGGAGGTGCCGGAGGAGTCGTCGAAGTGCTCCGCCTGACGGCGCTTGGGCTGGAGGACGACGACGTCGTTGTCGCTCAGCGACGGGACACCGTCCCCACCAGCGTCGATGTAGGAGGCCTCGAGGACGTAGAAGAGGTTCTCGCTGGCACCGTGACCCGAGTCACGCGTGGTGTTGAAGATCCCCTCGCACCCGGTGGTGTTCTCAAGGGCGTGGGCGTGTTCGTCGTGGCCCAGCAGCAGCCGGACATCGACATCGGCACAGTCGATCTCCGTGCCCGACGTGCCGTCCTCGAAGTCTGTGACGGTGGCGGACCACGCTACGGAGTCACCGAAGTCCACGAACCCACCCTCGACGGGGGTGTCCATGACGACCTCCGGGCGCGTGTTTCCTGCGGTCACCGTGACGGCGGTCACGCCGACCGCGCCCTGGTCGTCGGTGACGGTCAGGCTGGCCGTGTAGCTACCGGCCTCGGTGTAGGTCGTCGTGGGGTTCGGGTCGGTCGAGTCGGTGGTGCCGTCGCCGTCGAAGTCCCAGGCATACCCGACGAGGGTGGCCCCAGCGGCAACCGCCCTGGATCCCTCGCTGGAGAAGCTGACCTGCAGCGGGAGCGGGCCGTTGTCCGGCGTGGCCGTTGCCACGGCGACGGGGCGGAACGAACCGCCCGTGTAGCCGATCCGGGAGATCCGGCTGTCGGCGTTGTTGCCGCCGAAGCCCGAGCCCCACTCGATCAGGTAGACCGCGCCGTCGGGGCCGACCTTCATGTGGTGAGGGCGGAGGAAGGTCTCGTCGTCGAGCCAGGGCGCGACCTCGGTGATGGCACCGGCGTCATCGGAGTGGACCTCGTAGATGTCACCGGTGTTCCACTCCATGAGCAGCGCGACACCGTCGTAGTAGGGCGGCAGGCCGTCTGGTGCGCTGGTGGCCGGGTCGTACTCGAGGATCCCGCCTGCGCCGGGGGCACCACCGGTGCCTATGACCGGGACGCCCGTCGTGCTCTTTCCCCACCACAGCGTGGCTGGCTGTGCCGGCGGGAGGTTGGTCAGGCCAGTGTTGTTCGGCGAGTCGTTGACCGGCGCATCACAGTCGAAGGCCGGACCGGAGGTACCCGTCGCGAAGTCGTAGTCCCGGTAGGCGGAGTTCGGCCCATGGCAGTAGGGCCAGCCCTGGTTGCTGGCCTGGTCGATGGCGAGCCACTCCACGCGTCCGTCCGGACCACGGTTGGCGTTGGCGTTGCCGGCATCCGGGCCGTAGTCACCGACGGTCAGCCGGTCGTGGACGGGGTCCCAGTTGATGGTGAAGGGGTTGCGGAAGCCCATCGCCCAGATCTCGGGACGGGTCCGGTCATCGGTGTCGGCGGCCTCGTCGAACAGGTTGCCCGCAGGGATGCTGTAGGTGCCGTTGTCCTCGGGGTGGATCCGCAGGACCTTGCCGCGCAGGTCGTTGGTGTTGCCCGAGGTGCGCTGCGCATCCCACGTGGAGCGGCCGTCCCGCTCGTCGTGGGGGGAGTAGCCGTCGGAGTTGAACGGGTTCGTGTCGTCGCCGGTGGACAGGTAGAGGTTTCCGGACTCGTCGAAGTCGAGGTCGCCCGAGGCGTGGCAGCACTCGTCACGCTGGACCACCACCTCCAGCAGCTTCGCCTCGGACGCCACGTCGAGCTGGCCGTCGACGAAGGTGAACCGGGACAGCTGCCCGGCGCCGCAGACGTTGGCGTCGGGGTCGGCATCGGTGCAGGGCACGTTGCCGGGGGCGGAGTAGTAGAGGTAGATCCAACCGTTGGTGTCGAAGTCGGGGTCCAGCGCGATGCCGAGCAGCCCGTCCTCCTGCCCCTGGTAGACGTCCAGCGTGCCGACGGTCGTGGGGATCTCGGTCTCGGGATCCCACATGCGCAGGCGGCCATCGCGCTCGAGGTAGAACACGCGCCCGTCGTTGGCGACGTCGACCTTCATCGGGTTCTGGGTGCCGTCGTCGAGCACGACACGCTCGAACTGGTCCTTAACGGTCGCACCACAGTCGGCGGGGACGACCCCGGCGGCGGTCCGGATGCCCTGCTCGATGTGGGTGACGAAGTCGGGCTCGCTGAAGCTGGCGTCGGTGTGGCCACCGCCGGTGTACCAGGAGCGACCCCCGTCGTAGTCCTGGCACCACGCGATCGGGTGGTCGGCGCCCATGCCCCCGCCGCTGTAGGTCTCCTCGTCCAGCGTCATGAGGACATGCACGTCACCGCGCGGGTTGGATTGGTAGTTGTACCACTCGTCGGTCCGCACCCATTCGGCGTCGAGGTGGGCCGTCGACGGGTGCACCGCGTCGGCAACCTCGACCTCGGCGGTCGGTGTCCCCGGCGGGTGCCCCTCGAAGTAGGCGCCCACGAGGTCGCCGTACCACGCCCAGTCGTACTCGGTGTCGGACGCCGCATGGATGCCGGCGTAGCCGCCGCCTCCCTGGATGTAACGCTCGAACGCGGCCTGCTGGCTGTCGTCCAGCACGTCACCGGTGGTGCTCAGCCACACCACGACGTCGTAGTTGGCGAGGTTGGCGTCGGTGAAGTCAGCCCCGTCCTCGGTCGTGTCGACGGTCCAACCGTTGTCGACGCCCATCTGCTCGATCGCCGCGATGCCGGCGGGTATCGACCCATGGCGGAATCCAGCGGTCTTGCTGAAGACCAGGACGTCGATGCCGTCGTCCTGGGCCAGCGCGGGTTGGGGCGCTGCCCCGATCCACACGGCGGACAGGACGGCGACCAGCAGGCTTCCAAGCAGCAGCAATCGACTCATGACGGGCGTACCTCTCGTGTCGGCTCTCACGACGGCGACTTGTCCGACCTGGCGGCGGTCGGGCCTTGTTTCGTGATTAACACGACAAACTAGGGCCGCCCTGTTGCCATAGTCAAGACATTTGTTCACGAGAAGTTGAATCCCATGTGTGAATGAACAACTTTCATTCCCGGTGGCCGCACACACGTGGTTCGGCACCCACCCGCCGTCGCCCCCGACTCCCACCCGCCGAGCAGGCGGTCCACTGCGCCACGGCATGCCATCATCGGCGGCCATGCGCGTACTCGTGATCGGCGGCGGTGGCCGCGAACATGCCCTTTCCTGGGCGCTGGCCCGGTCGGCCTCGGTCGACCACGTCGTCTGCGCTCCCGGCAACGTCGGGGTCGACGGCGTTGCCGAGCGGCGTCCGGTCGATGCCGAGGACCCCGTCGCTGTCGTGGACCTGGCCCGCGAGGTCGAGGCGGACCTCGTGGTCGTCGGCCCCGAGGCGCCGCTGGTCGCCGGCGTCGTCGACGCGCTGACCGAGGCGGGCATCACCGCGTTCGGTCCCACGGCCGCTGCGGCACGACTCGAGGGATCCAAGACCTTCGCCAAGGAGGTCATGCAGGCCGCGGGGGTGCCGACCGCCGGGTACTGGAGCGGCACCGACCCCACCGAGGCCAAGCGGGCCCTGGACGCCTACGCCCCGCCCTACGTGATCAAGGCCGACGGCCTCGCCGCGGGCAAGGGTGTGCGGATCTGCGCCGACCGCGCCGAGGCCGAGCAGGCCATCGACGACGCCCTTGTCGACCGGGTCTTCGGCGACGCCGGCGCGGCGCTAGTGATCGAGGAGTTCCTCGACGGCCCCGAGTGCTCGCTGTTCGGGTTGTCCGACGGCACGCGCGTGGTCCCGCTGGAGCCGGCGCAGGACTTCAAGCGTGCGCTGGACGGCGACGAAGGCCTGAACACCGGCGGCATGGGCGCCTACTCGCCGGTCCCCGCCGTCGGCCCGGACATGGTCGCCGACATCCACGCCCGGGCGCTGCAGCCCGTCATCGACGAGATGGCCCGGCGGGGCACCCCGTTCGTCGGCGTGCTGTACGCGGGGCTTGCCCTCACCAGCAACGGGCCGAAGATCATCGAGTACAACGCACGGTTCGGTGACCCCGAGACGCAGGTCGTGCTGCCCCGCCTGACCAGCGACCTCGGCCTGCTGCTCCTGGCCTGCGCGAGGGGTGACCTGACCGCGGCCGAGCCAGTCACGTTCGGCGACGACGCCTGCGTGACGGTGGTGATGGCCAGCGAGGGCTACCCCGCGAGCTACCCGAAGGGCCTGCCGATCACCGGGCTCGATGCCGCCGACGAGCTCGACGGCGTCACGGTCTTCCACGCCGGCACGGCCGAGCGGGACGACGAGGTCGTCACCGCCGGTGGCCGTGTGCTGGCCGTCAGCGCGACGGGCAGCTCGATCCCCCTGGCCCGTGCTCGGGCCTACATGGGCGTCGGCACGATCGACTTCCAGGGCGCCCACCACCGCACCGACATCGCCGCGTCCCCCACCACCTGACCCGGGTCCCGGCCGGCCACCGCTGCCACCCTCGGGCCGCTCGGTCGGCCCGACCGGGGGTGTGTGCGTTCCCCCTCCCCCGTGGGCGTCCATCCCTCACACCTCAAGCCACCGTGCGGCATCACCACCTCGCCCGGGCGGGCAACGCACACCGCACCCGATAGCGGGTGACTTGCCCAGCCACAGGAGGAGGGAATGCCACACGAGGCCGTGGCGGGCCGGCCCCCCACGGGCCGATCACCCGGGGGCGGGGCCGTCCGTCCACCGACGGGGCCGACCACCCTCGGGCCGCTGGTCCGTCCCAACCGGGGGCGTGTGCGATCCCCCTCCCCTGTGGGCGCCCATCCCTCACACCCCAAGCCACCGTGCGGCATCACCACCTCGCCCGGGCGGGCAACGCACACCGCACCCGATAGCGGGTGACTTGCCCAGCCACAGGAGGAGGGGATGCCACACGACCTCTTGGTCGGCCGCCCGGACGGAGGCCGGCGGGGCCGGTTGGGCACGCTGCCCCTCAGGGACGGGCACGCTGCCCCTCAGGGACGGTCGCGCTGCCAGGCAGTGGGGGTCCGCCCGGTCCACCGGCGGAAGGCGGCGATGAAGCTGGAGGCTTCGGCGTACCCCAGCCGCAGCGCCACGTCCTCCACCGCCAGCCGACCGGTGGCCAACATCTCCGTGGCCAGGGACTCGCGGACCTCCTCCAGCAGCAGCCGGTAGCTGGTCCCCTCCACCCCGAGGCGGCGACGCAGCGTCCGCTCGGTCATGCCCAGGTCTGCGGCCACCGCCGCCATCGGCGCCCCCTCGGCCAGTCGCTGGGTGACCAGCACCCGAACCTGCTGGGCGACGCCGGACCGGGCCCGCCGGGACGCCACGAGCTCCTCGCACATTCCCTCGTACATCGCCCGGGTGCGCGCGTCCCCCTGGGGGAGGGGGTTTGCCAGGTAGTCCGGCCCCACCTCCAGCGTGCCGCCGACGAACCGCGGGGCCGGCCGACCGGGCAGGAGCTCACCGAGCACCGTCTCGATCGCCGCGGTGTCGCGGCCGTGCACGAAGGCCACCACGTCGTCGGGGATCCCCTCGGTCGACAGCCGGATCAGCAGGCGGCCCTCCTCCGCCTCGACGACCGGCAGGGCGAAGGCGAAGGAGAGGTCCCAGAACCGCAGCGCGACGTCGACCGCGTCCAGCACGGTGACGCTCGACAGCAGGGCGAAGCCGAAGATGCCGAACGTGCTGACGTGGTATCGCCGGCCCACCGCTCGACCCTCCGCGGCGTACTCGCCTCGGGCGACGTCGCGCAGCAGGTTGCGCACGACCCGCAGCTCCTGACCCGCCGTGACCTGTCGATGTGTGTCGACCAGGTCGGTCGAGGACAGCCCCGACCCGGCCAGTACCTGCTCGACCGGGACCCCCCGGTCGGCGGCGTGGGCGACGAGCAGCACCGTCGACCCGACCCCGCGGGGGAAGTCGGGAGCGCGGGCAGCCGGTCGTTGGAGTGGCAGCACTCAAGCCATCCTGCCCGAAGGTTGTCCGGAATCCTCGATCAGCTGTCCGCTCTTCACTTCGTCGGCGCCACCTCGCCCCCGTACCGTCCTCCCATGGCAGAGCCGACCACACCACGCAGCCGCGCCCGCACGTCCCCGAGGGTCCTCGTCATCGGCGCCGGGTTCGGGGGCCTCGGCCTCGCGATGGCGCTCCACCGGGCCGGGCACCACGACGTCACCATCCTCGAGCGGGCCGACGACGTGGGCGGGGTCTGGCGTGACAACACCTACCCGCAGGCAGCCTGTGACGTGCCGTCCTCGTTGTACTCGTGGTCCTTCGCCCCCCAGCCGACCTGGTCACGCCGCTACAGCCAGCAGCCCGACATCCTGGACTACATCCGCCGCACCGCGGAGGAGGAGGGGGTGCTGGCCGACGTGCGGACCGGCATGGAGGTGACGGCCGCGACCTTCGACGAATCCACCCGCGTGTGGCATGTCGACACCGCGTCCGGCGAGCGGTTCGAGGCCGACGTCCTGGTCCCCGCCGTCGGCCAGCTGTCCCAGCCGTCGATCCCCGCCATCCCCGGGGCCGAGACGTTCGCCGGGACGGCCTTCCACTCCGCCCGGTGGCGGCACGACGTCGACCTGACCGGCACGCGCGTCGCCGTGGTCGGCACCGGCGCCAGCGCCATCCAGTTCGTGCCCGGCATCGTCGACGACGTGGGCGCGATGACGGTGTTCCAGCGATCCGCCCCCTACGTCGTCCCCAAGCCCGACCGTGCCTACACCGGGCTGCACCACCGGGCGTTCGAGCGGTGGCCGGCCACCCAGCAGGTTGGGAGACGGCTGACCCGCAGCCTCTCGGAGTGGTTCAACCGCTCCTTCGAGCAGGGCGGTGTGTTGCAGCCCCTCCTGCGGGCCACCTGGCAGGCGACGTTGTGGGCGCAGGTTCGCGACCCCGACCTGCGCGAACGCCTGGTGCCGGACTATCCGCTCGGCTGCAAGCGCGTGCTGTTCTCCAACGACTGGTATCCGGCGCTGGACCGCGATCACGTCGACGTGGTCACCCACGACATCGTCGAGACCCGTCCCGAGGGGCTGCGCACCGCCGATGGCCGGATCCACGAGGTCGACGTGATCATCTGGGGCACTGGCTTCGCCGCCACCCGCTTCCTGGACGGCATCGATGTCACCGGCCGGGACGGGCTGGACCTGCACGACGTGTGGGCCGACGGTGCCCGGGCGCACCTGGGCCTGGCCGTGCCGGGGTTCCCCCAGCTCTTCGTGATGTACGGCCCCAACACCAACCTGGGCGGCTCCTCGATCATCCAGATGCTGGAGGCACAGGCGGGCTGGATCGTCCAGGTCGTGGACGCGATCGCCGCTGGCCGGGTCGGATGCGTCGACGTCCGTGCCGACGTCGCACGTGCCTACGACGCGGAGATGCAGGAACGGCTGGGCGAGAGCATCTGGAGCGCCTGCACGAGCTGGTACACCGACGGCGGCCGCATCACGACCAACTGGCCCGGCCTGGTCGCGGAGTACGAACGCCGCCTTGCCGAGGTCGACTTCGACGAGCTGGTGGAGGTCGGCGTGCCGGCCGCCGCCGGAGGTGTCGCATGACCGGCTACCCCGCCGAACCGTGGGACCTGCGTGGCACCGGCGCCATCACGATGTGGCACGTCGACCACGACCGGCTGCCGGTCCTGCCCAAGGGGACGCGCCCCCTCACCGTCGCGGGGCGCGCGGTCGTGGCCACGGCGTTCGTGCGCTACGACGAACGCGGACTAATGGGCTATCACGAGCTGCTGGCGGCGGTCGTCGTTCGCCACGGGCTGCGTCCGGCGCTGTCGATCACCGACATCTGGGTGGACAGCGAGGTGTCCATGGCCGGTGGACGTGGCCTGTGGGGCATCCCCAAGCAGATGGCCACCTTCGACATCGGGTACCGGTCCTGGTCGGCGAGCACCGCTGACGGGCTGGCCGCCGCTGCCGCCGTCGAACCCGCCGGCGGCCCGGACGTGCGCCTGCCGTTCCCGCTGCCGGGGCGGGTCGTGCAGACCCTCGACGGGCGGACGGTCGCCTCCCGCATCCGCGCCGGAGGACGTGTTCGCCGGACACGGTCGACCTGGGAGGTCCCCCCTGCCGGCCCCCTCGGGTGGCTGTCCGGCGCCTCCCCCGTGGTGCACATCGGCGCTCCTGACTTCGCCATGACCTTCGGCTCCGCACCACGACGCTGACCGCGGTGCGACGGCGGTCCGTCCCCGACGGCGGACCGCTGTAGCCTCGGCCCGGATGACGGGACGGACAGGGAGGGCCGGTGATCGGGCGACGTCGTCGCCCGCACGCCTCCGAGCGCTGGTTCCCCTCGTCGTGCTGGTCGTGATGGTGCTGCTGGCGGCCTGCACGGGCGACCCCGACCCGGCGCCGTCGGCCTCCGACGACACCGCGCTGTCGGGGCCCGGCGCGCCCGAGGTCCCCGTCGCGACCGAACCCGGCCCGCAGGGGCTGCCCACACCGGAGAACCCCGATCCGGTCGACATGGCCGACGAGATGGCCCCGCCGGCGCCGGGCGACACGGTCCTGGTCCACCTCGAGGGACCGCTCGGCAACCGCGAGGCCACCGACGTGGTCGTCCGCACCGAGGACGGTGAGGAGGTCGAGCGCTTCCGTCTGCCGGGGGCCGTCGGCATGTGGGCGGCGCCCGGCGCCTCGCACGCCCTCATCCGGACCCTGCCGGACGGGTTCGCGCGCTACGACGCCGTCAGCGGCCAGCTGTCCCTGATCAGCTTCGGGATGGACGATCCGCCGTCGCCCTCGGTGGCACCCGGCGACGGCATCCACGGGCCGACCGTGCTGTGGGAGCCCGACGACCTGACCACCATGCTGCGCCTCGACTCCGGGACCGTGACCCCCATGGAGGACCTCGTCGCACCGGGGTCCTCGGTGGTGGCGTCGTCCCGCAGCGGATCGGTGGTCCTGCTCGACGTGCCGAACGGTTTCGCGGTGCTCCAGACCCGGACCGCCGAGGTCCGACCGCTCGACGCCGTCGCGGTGGCCCTGTCGGAGTCGGGCCTGACGGTGGCGAGCGTGGGCCCACCGCCGGACCGCCAGGTCGTCGTCGAGGCCGTCGACGGCAGCACCCGACGTGTCGTCGGCACGCTCGAGCAGCCGGCCCTGCCCCACCCGCTGGAGGACGGTCGGGTCCTGCTGCTGGGCCAGGCACCAGGGGTCATGGGGGTCGACGGCACGGTCACTCCGCTGGAGCCGTCGGTGCCGTTGACGACGCCGATCCGGTCCTCGGCCGATGCCAGCACCGCCATCGCCGTGTCCGGTGACGCGCTGGCCGTCGTCGACCTGATCGCGGGAACGGCCACCGTCATCCCGGACTCGACCGGCTACGAGCCCCTGCTGCTGGGGCCGGCCAGCGTGCTGTGGGCCACCGGTGTCGACGGGACGGTCACCGGCGGCCTGGTCGTCGACCCCGCAACACGCGGCGTCACCCGCGTGCTGGACGACCTCGCGGTGCAGGGCGTCGACTCGTCATCCGCCGACGGTCGTGCGATCACGGTGTCCGTCACGACCGACAACGGGACCACCTCGAGGCTGGTTCTGGCCGACGGCACGTCGATGCCGCTGCTCGACGGCGCCGACCGGGCCGCCGGCGTGGTGCACCCCTCCGGTCGGGAGGTTGCGGTGGCCGTGCTGACCGGCGACGACCGCCGCCTGGTCATCGGACTGGTCGACGACGGCGCGATGTCGCCGATCGCGGAGGTCCCCACCGGCCGCAACCCCGTCTGGCTGTCGACGGTCGGCCCCGACGCGGTCGCCGTCCGCCAGTGAACCGTCGACCCCGAACCGGTCAGCAGCGAACCGGTCAGCAGTGAACCGGTCGGGCTGGGCCGGTCGTCACAGGATGTCGCCGGGGGTGTAGCCGGCGGCCTCGGGGAACCGCGCCGTCCACTCCGCCACGGTGCTGGCGAACGCCGCCACCTGCCGGGGGGCGGCGCCGACGAAGGCCGCGGGGTCGGCGAGCAGGTCGTCGAGGGCGGCACGGTCCAGGGGCAGGCGGTCGTCGGCGGCGAGCCGGTCGAGCAGGTCGTTGTCGACCCGTCCCTCCTCCCGCATGCCCAGCGCCACCGCCACGGCGTGCTCCTTGATGACCTCGTGCACGACCTCGCGGCCCACTCCACGCTGGACCGCGGCGACCAGGATGCGCGTGGTCCCCAGGAACGGCAGGTACCGGTCGAGCTCGCGCTGGATCACCGCCGGGTAGACGCCGAGCTCGTCGAGCACGGTCAGGAACGTCTCGAACAACCCGTCGACCGCCATGAAGGCGTCCGGCAGCATGACCCGGCGGACGACGGAGCAGGACACGTCACCCTCGTTCCACTGGTCACCGACCAGCCCCGTGGCCATGGTCAGGTGCCCGGAGAGGATCACGGCGAACCCGTTGACCCGCTCGCAGGAGCGGCTGTTCATCTTGTGGGGCATCGCCGAGCTGCCGACCTGGCCGGGCTTGAAGCCCTCCGTGGCCAGCTCCTGGCCGGCCATCAGCCGGAGGGTGCGAGCCAGGTTGGCCGGCCCGGATGCGACCTGGACCAGCGCCGAGACGACGTCGAGGTCCAGCGACCGGGGATAGACCTGGCCGACGTTGTCGAGGGTCCGGGCGAACCCGAGGTGCTCGGCCACGCGCTGCTCGAGCTGGTCCACGGCGTCGGCGCCGCCGAGCAGGTCCAGCTGGTCCAGCTGGGTGCCGACGGGGCCCTTGATCCCGCGGAGGGGGTACCGCGCGATCAGCTCGTCGAGGCGGACGGTGGCCTGCAGCAGCTCCTCACCGAAGTTGGCCAGGCGCTTGCCCAGCGTGATCGCCTGGGCCGGGACGTTGTGGGTCCGACCAGCCATGACGAGCTCGGCGTGTTCGGTCGCCAGCCGCTGGATGCGTGCGAGCGCGGCGACCGAGCGGTCGCGGACGAGCTCGAGTCCGCGGAGGACCTGCAGCTGCTCGACGTTCTCGGTGAGGTCGCGGGAGGTCATGCCCTTGTGGACGTGCTCGTGGCCGGC
This window contains:
- a CDS encoding helix-turn-helix domain-containing protein, encoding MLPLQRPAARAPDFPRGVGSTVLLVAHAADRGVPVEQVLAGSGLSSTDLVDTHRQVTAGQELRVVRNLLRDVARGEYAAEGRAVGRRYHVSTFGIFGFALLSSVTVLDAVDVALRFWDLSFAFALPVVEAEEGRLLIRLSTEGIPDDVVAFVHGRDTAAIETVLGELLPGRPAPRFVGGTLEVGPDYLANPLPQGDARTRAMYEGMCEELVASRRARSGVAQQVRVLVTQRLAEGAPMAAVAADLGMTERTLRRRLGVEGTSYRLLLEEVRESLATEMLATGRLAVEDVALRLGYAEASSFIAAFRRWTGRTPTAWQRDRP
- a CDS encoding flavin-containing monooxygenase; protein product: MAEPTTPRSRARTSPRVLVIGAGFGGLGLAMALHRAGHHDVTILERADDVGGVWRDNTYPQAACDVPSSLYSWSFAPQPTWSRRYSQQPDILDYIRRTAEEEGVLADVRTGMEVTAATFDESTRVWHVDTASGERFEADVLVPAVGQLSQPSIPAIPGAETFAGTAFHSARWRHDVDLTGTRVAVVGTGASAIQFVPGIVDDVGAMTVFQRSAPYVVPKPDRAYTGLHHRAFERWPATQQVGRRLTRSLSEWFNRSFEQGGVLQPLLRATWQATLWAQVRDPDLRERLVPDYPLGCKRVLFSNDWYPALDRDHVDVVTHDIVETRPEGLRTADGRIHEVDVIIWGTGFAATRFLDGIDVTGRDGLDLHDVWADGARAHLGLAVPGFPQLFVMYGPNTNLGGSSIIQMLEAQAGWIVQVVDAIAAGRVGCVDVRADVARAYDAEMQERLGESIWSACTSWYTDGGRITTNWPGLVAEYERRLAEVDFDELVEVGVPAAAGGVA
- a CDS encoding acetoacetate decarboxylase family protein, with translation MTGYPAEPWDLRGTGAITMWHVDHDRLPVLPKGTRPLTVAGRAVVATAFVRYDERGLMGYHELLAAVVVRHGLRPALSITDIWVDSEVSMAGGRGLWGIPKQMATFDIGYRSWSASTADGLAAAAAVEPAGGPDVRLPFPLPGRVVQTLDGRTVASRIRAGGRVRRTRSTWEVPPAGPLGWLSGASPVVHIGAPDFAMTFGSAPRR
- the purB gene encoding adenylosuccinate lyase yields the protein MTSSTVPNVLAARYASPAMTDIWSPEGKVVLERQLWLAVLRAQRDLGVDVPEDAIAAYDAVVDTVDLDSIAARERVTRHDVKARIEEFSALAGHEHVHKGMTSRDLTENVEQLQVLRGLELVRDRSVAALARIQRLATEHAELVMAGRTHNVPAQAITLGKRLANFGEELLQATVRLDELIARYPLRGIKGPVGTQLDQLDLLGGADAVDQLEQRVAEHLGFARTLDNVGQVYPRSLDLDVVSALVQVASGPANLARTLRLMAGQELATEGFKPGQVGSSAMPHKMNSRSCERVNGFAVILSGHLTMATGLVGDQWNEGDVSCSVVRRVMLPDAFMAVDGLFETFLTVLDELGVYPAVIQRELDRYLPFLGTTRILVAAVQRGVGREVVHEVIKEHAVAVALGMREEGRVDNDLLDRLAADDRLPLDRAALDDLLADPAAFVGAAPRQVAAFASTVAEWTARFPEAAGYTPGDIL